The following proteins come from a genomic window of Asterias amurensis chromosome 15, ASM3211899v1:
- the LOC139948483 gene encoding uncharacterized protein, with product MSSKTMNGDKRGKGIDDGEEGREGDNEEEEEENIETQESDERASLQEEVNTSVVLVTDADMHNADVMYSSIDEERSPRTKCRCFSHETISSGEGCWRKGGKASTKENVRGSGIGTSTGNAFKVWPGKEKV from the exons atgtcatcaaagacAATGAATGGTGACAAGCGGGGTAAAGGAATTGATGATGGCGAAGAAGGCCGGGAAGGGGAcaatgaggaggaggaggaggagaacATCGAGACACAAGAATCCGACGAGAGAGCATCCCTTCAGGAAGAGGTAAACACAT CTGTCGTACTGGTGACCGATGCTGATATGCACAATGCAGACGTGATGTATTCTTCAATCGATGAAGAGCGTTCACCACGTACAAAATGTAGATGTTTTAGTCATG AAACAATATCTAGTGGTGAAGGCTGCTGGAGAAAAGGAGGCAAGGCCAGTACTAAGGAAAATGTTAGAGGCAGTGGCATCGGTACCAGTACTGGCAATGCTTTCAAAGTGTGGCCAGGAAAGGAAAAAGTGTGA